The following coding sequences are from one Kogia breviceps isolate mKogBre1 chromosome X, mKogBre1 haplotype 1, whole genome shotgun sequence window:
- the AGTR2 gene encoding type-2 angiotensin II receptor — MKNNLTLATISKNITSSLHVGLVNISGNESTFNCSHKPSDKHLDAIPILYYIIFVVGFLVNTIVVTLFCCQKGPKKVSSIYIFNLAVADLLLLATLPLWATYYSYRYDWLFGPVMCKVFGSFLTLNMFASIFFITCMSVDRYQSVIYPFLSQRRNPWQASYIVPLVWCMACLSSLPTFYFRDVRTIEYLGVNACIMAFPPEKYAQWSAGIALMKNILGFIIPLIFIATCYFGIRKHLLKTNSYGKNRITRDQVLKMAAAVVLAFIICWLPFHVLTFLDALAWMGVINSCEVIAVIDLALPFAILLGFTNSCINPFLYCFVGNRFQQKLRRVFRVPITWLQGKRESVSCRKSSSLREMETFVS; from the coding sequence ATGAAGAACAACCTCACCCTTGCCACCATCAGCAAAAACATTACCAGCAGTCTTCACGTCGGACTTGTGAACATTTCTGGCAATGAGTCTACCTTTAACTGCTCACATAAGCCATCAGATAAGCATTTAGATGCAATTCCTATTCTCTACTACATtatttttgtggttggatttcTTGTCAATACTATCGTGGTTACACTGTTTTGTTGTCAAAAGGGTCCTAAAAAGGTTTCCAGCATTTACATCTTCAACCTGGCTGTGGCTGACTTACTGCTTTTGGCTACTCTTCCTCTCTGGGCAACCTATTATTCTTACAGATATGACTGGCTCTTTGGACCTGTAATGTGCAAAGTTTTTGGTTCTTTCCTGACCCTGAACATGTTTGCAAGCATTTTTTTTATCACCTGCATGAGTGTTGATAGGTACCAATCTGTCATCTACCCCTTTCTGTCTCAAAGAAGAAATCCCTGGCAAGCATCTTATATAGTTCCACTTGTTTGGTGTATGGCCTGTCTGTCCTCATTGCCAACATTTTACTTCCGAGATGTCAGAACAATTGAATATTTAGGAGTGAATGCTTGCATTATGGCTTTCCCACCTGAGAAATATGCCCAATGGTCAGCTGGGATTGCCTTAATGAAAAATATCCTTGGTTTTATTATCCCTttaatattcatagcaacatgcTATTTTGGAATCAGAAAACACCTACTGAAGACCAATAGCTATGGGAAGAACAGAATAACTCGTGACCAAGTCCTGAAGATGGCAGCTGCTGTTGTTCTGGCGTTCATCATCTGTTGGCTTCCCTTCCATGTTCTGACCTTCCTGGATGCTCTGGCCTGGATGGGTGTCATTAATAGCTGTGAAGTTATAGCAGTCATTGACCTGGCACTTCCTTTTGCCATCCTCCTGGGATTCACCAACAGCTGCATTAATccctttttgtattgttttgttggAAACCGGTTCCAACAGAAGCTCCGCCGTGTGTTTAGGGTTCCAATTACTTGGCTCCAAGGCAAGAGAGAGAGTGTGTCATGCCGAAAAAGCAGTTCCCTTAGAGAAATGGAGACCTTTGTGTCTTAA